One Oncorhynchus masou masou isolate Uvic2021 chromosome 18, UVic_Omas_1.1, whole genome shotgun sequence DNA window includes the following coding sequences:
- the LOC135503921 gene encoding transmembrane 9 superfamily member 4-like, giving the protein MTRVFKMAAAAMATWLALLLLSLLPGGVQAFYVPGVAPMNFHQNSAVEIKAVKLTSSRTQLPYEYYSLPFCQPDKVVYKAENLGEVLRGDRIVNTLYSVLMTQDRKCEVVCAKLKLNVQQSKLVAERIQEEYYVHLIADNLPVATRLEFNPNIEAGAEDKEVVKDVQFEHGYRLGFTDNSKFYLHNHLSFIIYYHKEKLEEGEEHNYRVVRFEVVPQSVKVEDLKVADKGSCTLPEATNSAPQEIDPSKDNEVLFTYSVRWEESQVKWASRWDTYLTMSDVQIHWFSIVNSVVVVFFLSGILSMIIIRTLRKDIANYNREDDIEDTMEESGWKNVHGDVFRPPQYPMILSSLLGSGIQLFCMILIVIFVAMLGMLSPSSRGALMTTSCFLFMFMGVFGGYFAGRLYRTLKGHRWKKGAFCTATLYPAVVFCICFVLNCFIWGEHSSGAVPFTTMLALLCMWFGISMPLVYLGYYFGFRKQPYDNPVRTNQIPRQVPEQRWYMNKFVG; this is encoded by the exons ATGACACGTGTATTCAAGATGGCGGCCGCGGCGATG gCGACGTGGTTGGCCCTTCTGTTGTTGTCCTTGTTGCCTGGAGGAGTCCAGGCCTTTTACGTGCCTGGAGTTGCTCCTATGAACTTCCACCAGAACAGTGCTGTAGAGATTAAG gCCGTGAAGCTGACCAGCTCCCGGACTCAGCTACCCTATGAATACTACTCCTTGCCCTTCTGTCAGCCTGATAAAGTGGTCTACAAAGCAGAGAACCTGG gggAGGTGTTACGCGGGGACCGTATTGTCAACACCCTGTACTCGGTGCTCATGACCCAGGACAGGAAGTGTGAGGTGGTTTGTGCCAAGCTGAAACTCAACGTGCAGCAGAGTAAGCTGGTGGCTGAGCGAATTCAGGAGGAGTATTATGTTCACCT CATTGCAGACAACCTCCCAGTGGCTACTCGGCTGGAGTTCAACCCCAACATAGAGGCAGGGGCTGAGGACAAGGAGGTGGTGAAGGATGTTCAGTTTGAACACGGCTACAGGTTGGGCTTCACTGACAACAGCAAG TTCTACCTCCACAACCACCTGTCCTTCATCATCTACTACCACAAGGAGAAgctggaggagggggaagagcaCAACTACAGAGTTGTTCGTTTTGAGGTGGTTCCCCAGAGTGTCAAGGTGGAGG ACCTAAAGGTGGCTGATAAGGGATCGTGTACCCTGCCTGAGGCCACTAACTCAGCTCCTCAGGAGATTGATCCCTCCAAGGACAATGAGGTTCTCTTCACCTACTCTGTCCGCTGGGAG GAGAGCCAGGTGAAGTGGGCATCTCGCTGGGACACCTACCTGACCATGAGCGATGTGCAGATCCACTGGTTCTCCATCGTCAACTCAGTGGTGGTGGTCTTCTTCCTCTCTGGGATCCTCAGTATGATCATCATCAGGACCCTGAGGAAGGACATCGCCAACTACAACAGAGAGGATGACATA gaggacaccatggaggagTCGGGCTGGAAGAATGTCCATGGCGACGTGTTCAGACCTCCACAGTATCCCATGATCCTCAGCTCTCTGCTGGGCTCGGGCATACAGCTCTTCTGCATGATCCTCATCGTTATCT TCGTGGCCATGTTGGGAATGCTGTCGCCTTCCAGTAGAGGGGCCCTGATGACCacttcctgcttcctgtttaTGTTCATGGG TGTGTTCGGTGGATACTTCGCTGGCAGACTCTACCGCACGCTGAAAGGCCATCGGTGGAAGAAGGGAGCGTTCTGT ACGGCCACTCTGTACCCTGCCGTGGTCTTCTGCATCTGCTTCGTTCTCAACTGTTTCATCTGGGGAGAGCACTCGTCTGGAGCC gtCCCCTTCACCACCATGCTGGCTCTACTCTGCATGTGGTTCGGTATCTCCATGCCGCTGGTTTACTTGGGCTACTACTTTGGCTTCCGCAAGCAGCCGTACGATAACCCCGTCCGCACCAATCAGATCCCTCGCCAGGTGCCTGAGCAGCGCTGGTACATGAACAAGTTTGTGGGGTGA